In a genomic window of Rhododendron vialii isolate Sample 1 chromosome 12a, ASM3025357v1:
- the LOC131311579 gene encoding uncharacterized mitochondrial protein AtMg00810-like yields MGTYIFFVQHVLTGGKAGRFLLRLDVLVEYFDVQSFNGYLHIPASICCWPKAMCDAPLEVVTNKSLYGLKQASRNWYSKLSAVLLSDGFRQSQADHSLFTRQTGSTILIVLVYVDDLLLTGNDLASIRRLQGFLSSKFQLKDLGKLKYFLGIEVARSTAGIFINQRKYILDILADAGQTGCRPASSPMEQHLKLTADSGEPISDPSSYRRLIGRLIYLTISRPDITFAVNLLSQFMHVPRVPHLEAATRILRYLKGSVSHGLLFPTRSDLQLTGYTDSDWASCPMTRRSTTGYFITLGGSPVSWRTKKQSVVSRSSAEAEYRAMASTTCELLWLKTLLCDLAVPLSSPIKLYCDNQAALHIAQNPVFHERSKHIEIDCHLVRERVQQGLLQLHHIASANQLADVFTKALGVDHFRLLTSKLGITSLHAPS; encoded by the exons ATGGGCACGtacatattttttgttcaaCATGTGCTGACTGGTGGGAAGGCGGGTCGGTTTCTTCTTCG CCTTGATGTGCTCGTAGAGTACTTTGATGTCCAAAGT TTTAATGGCTATCTTCATATTCCTGCTTCAATATGTTGTTGGCCAAAGGCTATGTGTGATGCTCCCTTGGAAGTAGTTACAAAT AAATCCCTATATGGCCTCAAACAGGCCTCTCGCAATTGGTACTCTAAGCTGTCTGCTGTTCTTCTCTCTGACGGATTTCGACAATCCCAAGCTGACCACTCTCTTTTTACTCGGCAAACTGGTTCTACAATTCTTATTGTTCtcgtttatgttgatgatttacTTCTTACAGGCAACGATTTAGCATCTATTCGCCGCTTACAGGGATTCTTGTCGAGTAAATTTCAGTTAAAGGATCTTGGCAAGCTCAAGTATTTTTTGGGCATTGAAGTGGCTCGCTCCACTGCGGGTATTTTCATTAATCAGCGCAAATATATTCTTGACATCCTCGCTGATGCTGGCCAAACAGGATGTCGTCCAGCCTCTTCCCCGATGGAGCAACATCTTAAACTCACGGCTGATAGTGGTGAACCAATTTCTGATCCGAGTTCTTATCGCAGGCTTATTGGACGACTGATATATCTCACCATCTCTCGCCCAGATATCACTTTCGCTGTTAATCTCCTCAGTCAATTCATGCATGTCCCTCGGGTCCCGCATTTGGAAGCTGCTACTCGTATTCTTCGCTACCTCAAGGGCTCCGTCTCTCATGGCTTACTATTTCCTACCCGTTCGGACCTCCAACTCACTGGCTACACTGACTCAGATTGGGCCAGTTGTCCTATGACTCGGCGCTCCACTACGGGTTATTTCATCACCCTTGGAGGTAGCCCCGTCTCCTGGCGCACAAAAAAGCAAAGTGTTGTCTCCCGCTCTTCCGCCGAAGCTGAATATCGGGCCATGGCTTCCACCACTTGCGAATTACTATGGCTCAAAACTTTACTTTGTGATTTAGCAGTCCCTCTTTCATCGCCAATCAAGCTATATTGTGACAACCAGGCAGCCTTACACATTGCCCAAAACCCAGTTTTCCATGAGCGCTCCAAGCACATTGAGATCGACTGCCACCTTGTCCGTGAACGAGTACAACAAGGCCTACTTCAGCTCCATCACATTGCCTCAGCGAACCAACTAGCAGATGTTTTTACCAAAGCTTTGGGTGTTGACCACTTTCGTCTCCTGACATCCAAGCTGGGCATTACATCCCTCCATGCTCCATCTTGA